A part of Amycolatopsis lurida genomic DNA contains:
- a CDS encoding amidohydrolase family protein yields MSIRDVRVFTGDTVLPDAHVTFENGLIVTVSTQPSPVAAGTEIVDGRGRTLLPGLIDAHAHVFPGNLEQAVVLGVTTVLDLMADPAAIGTLRRQAGATPAMADVRTAGTAATVPGGYGSYLVEMGYLPPFPTLTEPAHAEAFVDARLSEGSDYIKILIDDGSTTGTPLPKLGEDTMTALVEHAHARDRLTIAHVLNASDAATAVHAGVDVLGHLFVDRPADPDLPHLLAERDTAVIPTLAVLDGLFGRPHASELLADHRIEPYLDATSRQMLSFGDFPLNPEARHDLDVPHQTLSLLRDAGVTILAGSDASNPDTAHGATLHLELELLVRAGLTPIEALTAATSAPADRFALADRGRIAPGLRADLLLVDGDPTSTITNTRDITAIWRNGQRVERAHQPRS; encoded by the coding sequence GTGTCGATCCGCGATGTGAGGGTGTTCACCGGTGACACGGTCCTCCCCGACGCCCACGTGACCTTCGAGAACGGGCTGATCGTCACGGTCTCCACCCAGCCGTCGCCGGTCGCGGCAGGCACCGAGATCGTCGACGGCCGGGGACGGACCCTCCTGCCCGGCCTCATCGACGCCCACGCTCACGTCTTTCCGGGAAACCTGGAACAGGCAGTGGTCCTCGGAGTGACCACCGTGCTGGACCTCATGGCCGACCCGGCGGCGATCGGCACCCTGCGCCGGCAGGCAGGCGCCACGCCCGCCATGGCCGACGTCAGAACCGCCGGCACGGCGGCGACGGTGCCGGGGGGCTACGGCTCGTACCTCGTCGAGATGGGCTACCTGCCGCCGTTCCCCACCCTGACCGAACCCGCCCACGCCGAGGCGTTCGTCGACGCCCGGCTGTCGGAAGGCTCCGACTACATCAAGATCCTCATCGACGATGGTTCAACGACCGGAACCCCCCTGCCCAAGCTGGGCGAAGACACCATGACCGCACTCGTCGAGCACGCTCATGCCCGTGACCGGCTCACCATCGCCCATGTCCTCAACGCCTCCGACGCCGCGACGGCCGTCCACGCCGGTGTCGACGTGCTCGGTCACCTGTTCGTAGATCGCCCAGCCGACCCGGACCTGCCGCACCTCCTGGCCGAGCGCGACACCGCGGTCATCCCCACCCTCGCCGTTCTCGACGGGCTGTTCGGCAGGCCGCACGCATCGGAACTGCTTGCCGACCACCGCATCGAGCCCTACCTCGACGCCACATCCCGGCAGATGCTCAGCTTCGGCGACTTCCCCCTCAACCCCGAAGCACGCCATGACCTCGACGTACCTCACCAGACGCTCAGCCTGCTCCGGGACGCCGGCGTCACCATCCTCGCCGGCAGCGACGCCTCCAACCCGGACACCGCCCACGGCGCCACGCTGCACCTCGAACTCGAATTACTCGTCCGCGCAGGCCTCACCCCGATCGAAGCCCTCACCGCCGCCACCAGCGCACCAGCCGACCGATTCGCCCTCGCCGACCGCGGTCGCATCGCGCCCGGACTCCGCGCCGACCTGCTCCTCGTCGACGGCGACCCCACCAGCACCATCACCAACACCCGCGACATCACCGCCATCTGGCGAAACGGCCAACGCGTCGAACGTGCTCATCAGCC
- a CDS encoding TetR/AcrR family transcriptional regulator, which translates to MRRTAEEAAQTRRALLEAALEVFAERGYAAATLSGIAARAGLTRGAVYHHFTDKAELYLATIAENWGAAAAPVWAHLEDTDAGPQERIRRFLVAFFTAFEKNFALRTTFAMSMQGSELPELQVGLEDKRRVMDAWAEQLAALLRAAGVDRSGEVVPPESGAIAIIAAVNGVAATWLACPDLFSPAHQAEALAQAVLHGILPRKE; encoded by the coding sequence GTGCGACGAACAGCCGAAGAGGCAGCCCAGACACGCCGAGCCCTGCTCGAGGCCGCGCTGGAGGTATTCGCCGAACGCGGATACGCGGCAGCGACCCTGTCCGGCATCGCGGCGCGCGCCGGCCTGACCCGCGGCGCGGTGTACCACCACTTCACCGACAAGGCCGAGCTCTACCTGGCCACGATCGCCGAGAACTGGGGCGCCGCGGCTGCCCCGGTCTGGGCTCACCTCGAGGACACCGATGCCGGCCCTCAAGAGCGGATCCGCCGGTTTCTCGTGGCGTTCTTCACCGCCTTCGAGAAGAACTTCGCCCTGCGCACCACATTTGCGATGTCGATGCAGGGCAGTGAGCTTCCCGAGCTCCAGGTCGGGCTCGAGGACAAGCGGCGGGTCATGGACGCCTGGGCCGAACAGCTCGCCGCGTTGCTGAGGGCGGCCGGCGTGGACCGCTCCGGTGAAGTGGTGCCGCCGGAGTCCGGCGCGATCGCGATTATCGCCGCGGTCAACGGTGTCGCCGCCACCTGGCTGGCCTGCCCCGACCTGTTCTCGCCCGCGCACCAAGCCGAGGCGCTCGCTCAGGCGGTCCTGCACGGGATACTCCCGCGCAA